In candidate division KSB1 bacterium, a single window of DNA contains:
- the elbB gene encoding isoprenoid biosynthesis glyoxalase ElbB, protein MKTVGVVLAGCGYLDGAEIYESVLTLLSLDRLGVAYQCLAPDLPQMHVVNHVSGDAMGESRRVLVEAARIARGKIAALDNSWVAKLDAVILPGGFGAAKNYCDFATKGEACSIQPVVESFMRAMVAARKPVGVICISPIVLARALKGTNVHASLTLGAQSSASAAAEAFGSKHVVCEVTDCVADHENLIVSTPAYMYSARIADVEIGIEKLVRQVVHMTHEATEKPRDSVLTTA, encoded by the coding sequence ATGAAGACCGTTGGTGTAGTCCTCGCCGGTTGCGGCTACCTGGACGGGGCCGAGATCTACGAGTCGGTGCTCACATTGCTCAGCTTGGATCGGCTCGGCGTTGCTTATCAATGTTTGGCGCCGGATCTGCCGCAGATGCACGTTGTGAATCACGTGAGCGGCGACGCGATGGGGGAGTCCCGTCGCGTACTGGTCGAAGCGGCTCGCATCGCCCGCGGCAAGATCGCCGCGCTGGATAACAGTTGGGTCGCCAAACTCGATGCGGTGATTCTCCCCGGCGGATTTGGCGCGGCCAAGAATTACTGTGACTTTGCAACCAAGGGTGAGGCCTGTTCGATTCAGCCGGTGGTGGAATCGTTCATGCGCGCGATGGTTGCGGCGCGCAAGCCCGTCGGAGTGATCTGCATTTCCCCGATCGTCCTGGCCCGAGCGCTCAAGGGGACCAACGTGCATGCGTCGCTCACGCTTGGCGCCCAGTCGAGTGCGTCCGCCGCCGCCGAGGCGTTCGGGTCCAAGCATGTTGTCTGCGAGGTCACGGACTGCGTCGCCGATCATGAGAATCTGATCGTCTCCACACCCGCCTATATGTACAGCGCGCGGATTGCGGACGTTGAAATCGGGATCGAGAAGCTCGTCCGGCAGGTCGTCCACATGACTCACGAAGCGACTGAAAAGCCCCGGGATTCGGTTTTGACGACGGCATAG
- a CDS encoding PAS domain S-box protein — protein sequence MAESSDKRYRDLLDHFFAGSARLRLLESADQIVNHVCRIIVGSGMFRGAVLLVADDKFRIRDAGFDAATADAVEFLRTRVRVLEGRALRPFDFVRADSELGAAQLIPGKVDAHECPIGEWAEADQLALPMPGQDGAIAGFLTTIAVRAGARPVSDDVRLLEVLLQHCSLQLHATQARDRLMARTEDVEQRLYERMAEARLAQEKFSRLINTSRDVILITDERDLVIYLNQAFSDVLGFARENFLGRPLPSVLRELALDRGAIDEALRNLEVPGNDAIMTQVELKTAGAARRAFEFTRLPVRQGGTPRGDQYLLRDVTHERALFQHLLTSERLAATGRLAAGVAHEINNPLQAILSQLNSLQKLVDPAQAGEQVERIREAISRIRQVLRGMLELNRGGEVARTSVALNSVIENVLLLLRPQLNEAGITANTDLQPELPTIIAAAAELQQLLLNLVLNAIEAMPGGGALRIVSRASETAVEVLISDDGAGMAPDVIPHIFEPFFTRKSTGTGLGLYISKGIADSYKAQIQVESALGSGSTFTVSFPLA from the coding sequence TTGGCTGAATCATCCGACAAGCGCTATCGCGATCTGCTGGACCACTTCTTTGCGGGAAGTGCGCGCCTGCGGTTGCTCGAATCCGCCGATCAGATAGTGAATCATGTCTGTCGGATAATCGTCGGATCCGGCATGTTTCGCGGCGCGGTGCTATTGGTCGCTGACGACAAGTTCCGCATTCGCGACGCCGGCTTCGACGCGGCGACGGCTGACGCGGTGGAGTTCTTGCGCACGCGTGTTCGCGTGCTGGAAGGGCGCGCGTTGCGTCCGTTCGATTTCGTGCGTGCCGACAGCGAACTCGGCGCGGCGCAGTTGATCCCCGGGAAAGTCGATGCCCACGAATGCCCGATCGGCGAGTGGGCGGAGGCAGATCAACTGGCTCTACCGATGCCGGGTCAAGACGGAGCCATCGCAGGGTTTCTCACCACGATCGCGGTACGGGCCGGAGCGCGACCCGTGAGCGACGACGTGCGACTGTTGGAGGTCTTGCTCCAGCACTGCTCATTGCAGCTCCACGCGACCCAGGCGCGTGACAGGCTGATGGCGCGGACGGAAGACGTCGAACAGCGCTTGTACGAGCGAATGGCGGAAGCCAGATTGGCGCAGGAGAAATTCTCGCGTCTGATCAATACCAGCCGGGACGTGATCCTGATTACGGACGAGCGCGACCTCGTGATCTACTTGAATCAGGCGTTCAGCGACGTGCTGGGATTTGCCCGTGAGAACTTTCTGGGCAGACCCTTGCCGTCCGTCCTGCGTGAACTTGCGCTGGATCGCGGTGCGATCGATGAAGCACTGCGGAACCTGGAAGTCCCGGGGAATGACGCGATCATGACGCAGGTCGAACTCAAGACCGCCGGCGCGGCGCGACGCGCCTTCGAATTTACGCGCTTGCCGGTCAGGCAGGGCGGCACCCCGCGCGGCGACCAGTACCTGTTGCGCGATGTCACCCACGAACGGGCGTTGTTTCAGCATCTCTTGACTTCGGAGCGATTGGCCGCCACCGGACGCTTGGCCGCGGGTGTTGCGCACGAAATAAACAACCCGTTGCAGGCGATCTTGTCCCAGCTGAACTCGCTCCAAAAACTGGTGGACCCGGCGCAGGCCGGCGAACAAGTGGAGCGAATCCGCGAAGCCATCAGTCGAATCCGCCAGGTCCTGCGGGGAATGTTGGAGTTGAATCGCGGCGGCGAAGTCGCGCGCACCAGCGTTGCGCTGAACTCCGTGATCGAGAACGTCCTGCTGTTATTGCGACCGCAACTTAACGAAGCGGGGATTACGGCCAATACTGATTTGCAACCGGAGCTCCCGACGATCATCGCCGCCGCGGCCGAGCTTCAGCAACTACTGCTGAATCTGGTTTTGAATGCCATCGAAGCGATGCCCGGCGGTGGAGCACTGCGGATCGTGTCGCGCGCATCGGAAACCGCCGTCGAAGTCCTGATCAGCGACGACGGTGCGGGAATGGCGCCGGACGTGATCCCGCACATCTTCGAACCATTCTTCACCCGGAAGAGTACGGGAACCGGCCTTGGACTCTACATCTCAAAGGGAATCGCTGATTCCTACAAGGCACAGATTCAGGTAGAGTCCGCCCTCGGCAGCGGGTCCACATTCACCGTTTCCTTTCCGCTGGCATAG
- the radC gene encoding DNA repair protein RadC — protein MERVLDNLWIRCEPLVEALGRFSGRRALIVESERDTLVPIVSRRFESVECVRVQPVLAPPPRPESAVRNTNVTILPDTSILPFGDNEFDVVYVGRVCSRVPDWRAFLKECTRVLHQRASLVVLESSGRVLNEQQLNLLELDRLLLDRDMAITGLTLVVPTVDEIRAELRMRDIHHLRVVDYGPQDFSGDNAAKFGYKRECLDRLKTDLIPSLGRVGARRDEFEHRLIDVKRRIEIGGVEPPSFALLFGMKKTSYATAAPEGSLFAAESSALAEVAVEEAQIARTKLPELPRPDAPEIETMVTADLLSLVMSAGESTHRFSKLAQRVVKEYGSRAVAEERDPDRLSESLKISRPRALQIVAAFELGRRFFARSGEDFPILRGPEDVFRHTADMMNLRREQFRGLYLNSRQRLVADEVISIGTLTSAILHPREVFRPAVTHRAVSVIVVHNHPSGDPEPSPEDVEMTKQLAAAGQMLGIELIDHLIVGGESWFSMKEAGLF, from the coding sequence GTGGAGCGAGTGTTGGATAACCTCTGGATTCGTTGCGAACCGCTCGTGGAAGCGCTCGGCCGATTCAGCGGCCGCCGCGCGCTCATCGTCGAGAGCGAGCGAGATACGCTCGTTCCGATCGTCTCACGTCGGTTCGAGTCCGTGGAATGCGTGCGCGTTCAACCGGTACTCGCACCGCCGCCGCGCCCGGAAAGCGCGGTGCGGAACACGAATGTAACCATCTTGCCGGACACGTCGATTCTGCCCTTCGGCGACAACGAGTTCGATGTCGTGTATGTCGGCCGCGTTTGTTCGCGTGTACCTGATTGGCGCGCATTCCTCAAGGAGTGCACCCGCGTGTTGCACCAGCGCGCGAGTCTTGTCGTACTCGAGAGCAGCGGTCGGGTGCTGAACGAGCAGCAACTCAACCTGCTCGAGTTGGATCGCCTCCTGTTGGATCGCGACATGGCGATCACCGGCCTGACCTTGGTCGTGCCGACCGTCGATGAGATCCGCGCGGAATTGCGGATGCGCGACATCCACCATCTGCGTGTGGTGGACTACGGTCCGCAGGATTTCAGCGGGGACAACGCGGCGAAGTTCGGCTACAAGCGCGAGTGTCTGGACCGGCTCAAGACCGATCTGATCCCATCGCTGGGGCGCGTCGGGGCGCGCCGCGACGAGTTCGAGCATCGCCTAATCGACGTCAAGCGGCGCATCGAGATTGGCGGTGTTGAGCCTCCGAGTTTTGCGCTCTTGTTCGGGATGAAGAAGACCAGTTACGCGACCGCGGCGCCGGAGGGGTCCTTATTCGCCGCGGAGTCCTCCGCGCTGGCCGAAGTTGCGGTTGAGGAAGCGCAGATCGCGCGAACCAAGTTGCCCGAGCTGCCCCGGCCGGATGCACCCGAAATCGAGACCATGGTCACGGCGGACCTGCTCTCGCTGGTGATGTCCGCCGGCGAATCGACGCACCGCTTCAGCAAGCTGGCCCAGCGCGTGGTCAAAGAGTACGGCTCGCGCGCGGTCGCCGAGGAGCGTGACCCGGACCGGCTGAGTGAATCGCTGAAGATCAGCCGGCCGCGCGCCTTGCAGATCGTCGCGGCGTTTGAACTTGGCCGCCGCTTTTTCGCGCGCTCGGGTGAGGACTTTCCGATTCTGCGCGGGCCGGAGGACGTCTTTCGACATACCGCGGACATGATGAATTTGCGACGTGAGCAGTTTCGCGGGCTATATCTGAATTCGCGTCAGCGATTGGTCGCGGACGAAGTCATTTCCATCGGAACCCTGACCAGCGCGATCCTGCATCCGCGCGAAGTGTTTCGCCCGGCCGTCACGCACCGCGCGGTATCCGTTATCGTTGTTCACAACCACCCGAGCGGCGATCCCGAACCGTCGCCCGAGGACGTGGAGATGACCAAGCAACTGGCGGCGGCCGGGCAGATGCTGGGGATTGAGCTGATCGATCACTTGATCGTCGGCGGCGAATCGTGGTTCAGCATGAAAGAGGCCGGACTTTTTTAG
- a CDS encoding Rne/Rng family ribonuclease translates to MKKELIINSTTTESRLALTEDGVLANLFVERPEHERNVGDIYKGIVHRVMPGMQAAFIDIGWEIDGFIHFSDLFQSAVDMAEGMEMEDVSLPEKRQGFRRAYKPRAELKAGQELLVQIIKEPISKKGPRLTSQVSLPGRFLVLVPGDNLVGVSKRIPDFKERKRLKQIIKSLQPEGFGLICRTVGEGKSDDEVKRDLRTLMRLWQMIQKRIESTPAPVRVHKEAPITSSIIRDLFSPETTRVIVDSRKLYREIRAYVRSVAPQQLDSIQYFDGEEPIFDAFKIESEIDKSLSRRVWFGGGSYLIIEQTEAVVTIDVNSGRFVGKEHHDENNLRVNLRAVQEIARQLRLRDLGGIIIIDFIDMIDERNRKKLFEAMRQALKDDRAKWDLAPISQFGIMEMTRQRTKDSLLHTFNETCPTCGGSGMVVVKESVVTQLQSWIRRFRARSGEMGLTVKAHPEIVDFVTKGDKSHLRQIMWDSMLYIKLEPEPSLRLDEFKCYSWKQKREVTDDFRSVPA, encoded by the coding sequence TTGAAAAAAGAACTCATCATTAACTCCACGACAACCGAGTCGCGGCTCGCGCTGACGGAGGATGGCGTACTCGCCAACCTTTTTGTGGAGCGTCCGGAGCACGAACGCAACGTCGGCGACATTTACAAAGGCATCGTGCACCGCGTCATGCCCGGCATGCAGGCGGCGTTCATCGATATCGGCTGGGAAATCGACGGCTTTATTCACTTCTCGGACCTATTCCAATCCGCCGTCGATATGGCGGAAGGCATGGAAATGGAAGATGTCTCGTTGCCCGAGAAGCGCCAGGGATTCCGGCGGGCCTACAAGCCCCGCGCCGAACTGAAGGCCGGACAGGAATTGCTGGTGCAGATCATCAAGGAGCCGATCAGCAAGAAGGGACCCCGGTTGACGTCGCAAGTCTCGCTGCCCGGACGATTCCTGGTACTGGTGCCCGGGGATAATCTGGTCGGCGTCTCAAAACGAATCCCCGACTTCAAGGAGCGCAAGCGCCTCAAGCAGATCATCAAATCCCTGCAACCCGAAGGTTTCGGCCTGATCTGTCGCACGGTTGGCGAAGGCAAGAGCGATGACGAAGTCAAGCGCGATCTGCGTACGCTGATGCGACTCTGGCAGATGATCCAGAAACGGATCGAGTCAACGCCCGCGCCGGTTCGCGTCCACAAGGAAGCACCGATCACATCCAGCATCATCCGCGACCTGTTTTCACCCGAGACGACGCGCGTGATCGTCGATAGCCGCAAGCTCTACCGCGAGATTAGAGCCTACGTGCGTTCCGTGGCGCCGCAACAGCTTGATTCGATCCAGTATTTCGACGGCGAAGAGCCGATCTTCGACGCGTTCAAGATTGAGTCCGAGATTGATAAGAGCCTGTCGCGGCGTGTGTGGTTCGGCGGCGGCAGTTATTTGATCATCGAGCAAACGGAAGCCGTGGTCACGATCGACGTGAACTCCGGACGCTTCGTCGGCAAGGAACACCACGACGAAAACAATCTGCGCGTCAATCTGAGAGCTGTGCAGGAAATCGCGCGGCAGCTCAGACTGCGCGATCTGGGCGGAATCATCATCATCGATTTCATCGACATGATCGATGAACGAAATCGCAAGAAGCTCTTCGAGGCCATGCGCCAGGCGTTGAAAGATGATCGGGCGAAGTGGGACCTGGCGCCGATCAGTCAGTTCGGGATCATGGAGATGACGAGGCAGCGGACCAAGGACTCGCTCCTGCATACCTTCAACGAGACTTGCCCGACCTGCGGAGGCTCCGGGATGGTCGTTGTCAAGGAGTCTGTCGTCACCCAGTTGCAATCCTGGATTCGGAGGTTCCGGGCACGGTCCGGTGAAATGGGACTAACTGTGAAGGCACATCCTGAAATCGTTGATTTTGTGACAAAAGGAGACAAATCTCATCTTCGTCAGATCATGTGGGATTCGATGCTCTACATCAAGCTGGAGCCGGAGCCGAGCCTAAGGTTAGATGAATTCAAGTGTTACAGCTGGAAACAGAAGCGAGAAGTCACCGATGACTTCCGCTCCGTGCCCGCTTGA
- a CDS encoding BamA/TamA family outer membrane protein — translation MSIILLCLLRCVVDSSAETAAVERIRCSGNRVFSDAELVRMLGVERGQQLDAVAMEAAGSRLVDSLIARDLLFARTDSIRGERGKRGTVLTVFVTEGSTAVVDELHWAGDSGRVADANADLLLTRGASFQWSRLRADLNRLLDQFTSAGYPYARVELERVDADSTDHTVDLYLKLTSGPFTEIEFVEFSGLRGTSEAFLRRYLRFRVPVPYSDAAVARGKRRLARLDFLRSVGDPRIVVREDGSSGVQFPVEEARATRLDAVAGYLPGEQGKNGTVSGLVNLDFINLLGSGRKGHVHWARPDSRTQSVEIAYREPWVLNSPLSLAGDFSQRIDDTSYVTRKMGVVADAELGSNVVVTGAVRFEAVLVDSASAVRLGLANSSTVVFETGLAIDTRDFPPNPRRGFRFATTVGSGTKRRERLNDSLDAGRFGVRRVSADAEAVAEPLPYWVASLALHARGTESDEPEIPVSDMYRLGGARTLRGYREEQFQGSRLGWASAELRYLLGEASRLYLFADAGAIYREVRTASGPASSSLFRPATGVGLRLESTLGTWGFDYGVGQDDRVLNGKVHFSLFTSF, via the coding sequence ATGAGCATAATTCTGCTTTGCCTCCTGCGATGTGTCGTCGATTCAAGCGCCGAGACGGCAGCCGTCGAGCGAATTCGGTGCTCCGGAAACCGGGTCTTTTCCGATGCCGAGTTGGTGCGAATGCTCGGCGTCGAGCGCGGACAGCAGCTTGACGCCGTTGCGATGGAAGCCGCGGGCAGCCGGCTGGTCGATTCGCTGATTGCCCGCGACCTGCTGTTTGCGCGAACCGACAGCATCCGCGGCGAGCGCGGCAAGCGCGGCACGGTGTTAACGGTCTTTGTTACGGAAGGGTCCACGGCGGTTGTCGATGAACTGCATTGGGCGGGCGATTCCGGACGAGTAGCTGACGCGAATGCCGACCTGTTGCTGACGCGTGGCGCGTCGTTTCAATGGAGTCGTCTGCGTGCCGACTTGAATCGGCTCCTCGACCAGTTCACCTCCGCGGGCTATCCGTATGCGCGTGTCGAATTGGAACGCGTGGACGCGGACTCCACCGATCACACCGTTGATCTCTATCTGAAGCTCACCAGCGGACCGTTCACCGAGATCGAATTCGTCGAGTTCAGCGGATTGCGCGGGACCAGCGAGGCCTTCTTGAGGCGGTACCTGAGATTTCGGGTACCGGTTCCCTACAGCGATGCCGCGGTCGCGCGGGGAAAGCGAAGACTGGCACGACTGGATTTTCTGCGGTCAGTCGGAGATCCGCGAATCGTCGTACGAGAGGATGGGAGCAGCGGTGTGCAGTTCCCGGTCGAAGAGGCACGCGCCACACGACTTGATGCCGTGGCCGGATATCTGCCCGGCGAGCAGGGTAAGAACGGGACGGTCAGCGGACTTGTCAACCTCGATTTCATCAATCTGCTCGGAAGCGGACGCAAGGGCCATGTGCACTGGGCGCGGCCCGATTCACGAACGCAGAGCGTCGAGATCGCCTATCGCGAACCGTGGGTGTTGAATTCGCCGCTCAGTCTGGCGGGCGATTTTTCGCAGCGGATCGATGATACGAGCTATGTCACGCGCAAGATGGGCGTGGTGGCGGACGCCGAGCTGGGATCGAATGTCGTCGTCACCGGAGCGGTTCGCTTCGAGGCTGTGTTGGTGGATTCGGCATCGGCGGTCCGTCTGGGGTTGGCGAACAGCAGTACCGTGGTGTTCGAAACCGGGCTGGCGATTGACACGCGCGATTTCCCGCCAAATCCACGGCGTGGATTCCGGTTCGCGACGACCGTGGGCAGCGGCACAAAGCGCCGCGAACGGCTGAATGACTCGTTGGATGCCGGCCGGTTCGGGGTGCGGCGCGTGAGTGCCGATGCCGAAGCCGTCGCCGAGCCGCTCCCCTACTGGGTAGCCAGTCTCGCCTTGCACGCGCGCGGGACGGAGAGTGATGAACCGGAAATCCCGGTTTCGGACATGTATCGACTGGGCGGAGCGCGAACCCTGCGCGGCTATCGCGAGGAGCAGTTTCAGGGTTCGCGGCTGGGCTGGGCGTCCGCCGAGTTGAGGTACTTGCTCGGCGAGGCATCGCGACTCTATCTCTTCGCGGATGCCGGTGCGATCTACCGCGAAGTGCGGACGGCCAGCGGTCCAGCATCGTCGTCCCTGTTTCGGCCGGCGACCGGAGTCGGTCTGCGACTCGAATCGACGCTGGGCACCTGGGGCTTCGATTACGGCGTCGGTCAGGACGACCGCGTGCTGAACGGCAAAGTACATTTTTCATTGTTCACAAGTTTCTGA
- the mdh gene encoding malate dehydrogenase gives MKITVIGAGNVGATCAYILAAKNICREVVVIDILDGIPQGKGLDMYQAAPVGAYDTVVRGTNAYADTANSDIIVMTAGKPRQPGMSRDDLLAANVVIIKDAITQAAKVSPNAFIIMVSNPLDAMCFAALKLSGFPHKKVFGMAGILDTARYRTFIAMELEVSVRDVAAVVLGGHGDTMVPLPRLTTVGGVPLTALLPKERIDAIVQRTRDGGAEIVKYLKTGSAFYAPAAAAVEMVESIVHDQKRVLPCAAWLQGEYGYRDIYMGVPVIVGKQGVEKILEIPFNDDEKAMFAKSADAVTSLLQATKV, from the coding sequence ATGAAAATCACCGTCATCGGCGCCGGCAACGTCGGAGCCACCTGCGCGTACATTCTCGCCGCTAAGAACATTTGCAGAGAAGTCGTCGTCATCGATATTCTTGACGGCATTCCGCAGGGCAAGGGTCTGGATATGTACCAGGCCGCACCCGTTGGAGCTTACGACACCGTTGTGCGCGGCACTAACGCGTACGCCGACACCGCCAACTCCGATATTATCGTCATGACCGCCGGTAAGCCGCGTCAGCCCGGAATGTCGCGGGATGACTTGCTGGCCGCGAATGTGGTGATCATCAAGGACGCGATTACGCAGGCGGCCAAGGTCTCGCCCAACGCGTTTATCATCATGGTCTCGAATCCGCTGGATGCGATGTGCTTCGCCGCTTTGAAGCTGTCCGGCTTCCCGCACAAAAAAGTGTTTGGAATGGCCGGGATTCTCGACACGGCTCGTTACCGGACGTTCATTGCGATGGAACTGGAAGTGTCCGTACGGGACGTCGCGGCGGTTGTGCTCGGAGGTCATGGCGACACGATGGTTCCACTGCCGCGGCTGACTACCGTCGGCGGAGTGCCGCTGACGGCGCTGCTGCCCAAGGAGCGCATTGATGCGATCGTGCAGCGCACTCGTGACGGCGGTGCTGAAATCGTGAAGTACTTGAAGACCGGCTCGGCGTTTTACGCACCGGCGGCGGCCGCGGTCGAAATGGTCGAGAGCATCGTGCACGATCAGAAGCGCGTGCTGCCCTGCGCTGCATGGCTGCAGGGCGAATACGGCTATCGCGACATCTACATGGGTGTCCCTGTGATCGTCGGCAAGCAGGGCGTCGAGAAGATCCTTGAGATCCCCTTCAACGACGATGAAAAGGCCATGTTCGCCAAGTCGGCCGATGCCGTGACCTCGCTCTTGCAAGCGACGAAAGTCTAA
- the metG gene encoding methionine--tRNA ligase produces MQKSYYITTPIYYVNADPHIGTSYTTVLADTLARYHRLLGETAFYLTGTDEHGEKIAKSAAAAGVSPQDWTDTVSARFKVLWPKLHIAYDRFVRTTEPAHVALVQKILQRVYDSGDIYFGEYGGHYCTGCERFLTEKELIEGKCPTHGTVPEYVQEQNYFFRMSKYQDWLIDKIQRDPQFIRPERYRNEALGYLREPLDDLCISRPRTRLSWGIEIPFDRNYVTYVWFDALLNYLTGVGYDGDPQWSRHWSAVEHIIGKDILKPHGIYWPTMLKAAGIEPFQHLSVHGYWTHKGEKISKSAGPMMPVEPLVRAFGADSIRYFLLRDMVFGIDAGYSLDSMVQRINSDLANDFGNLLSRISKLVVDHFDGLIPVGPAVPGALASHSARLVAQIPELLDQLKFHTLVEETMQLVRATNRYFEGSAPWALAKTDKIRCGEVLYECAEALRIAAVLLSPVMPERTSVVFARLGVPVERFTLAESARWGGLRSGAKLVHGEPLFPRIEERELPRLLPEFFPDVSPSAAAAVAPPQPTVDLIEIGDFSKVQLRVARVLSAERVEKADKLLKLQIEVGVERRQIIAGIAQFYSPESLIGRLIIVVANLKPARLRGEESQGMLLAAKQNGELRLLTVDGTIESGASVG; encoded by the coding sequence GTGCAGAAGTCCTATTACATAACGACGCCGATTTACTATGTGAACGCCGATCCGCACATCGGCACCTCGTACACGACGGTGCTGGCGGACACGTTGGCACGCTATCACCGGCTGCTGGGCGAGACGGCGTTCTATCTGACGGGCACCGATGAGCACGGCGAGAAGATCGCCAAGTCGGCGGCGGCGGCGGGCGTATCGCCGCAAGACTGGACGGACACGGTCAGCGCGCGATTTAAGGTGCTCTGGCCCAAGCTGCACATTGCCTACGACCGGTTTGTTCGCACCACCGAACCCGCGCATGTCGCGCTTGTGCAGAAGATCCTGCAACGGGTCTATGATAGCGGCGACATCTATTTCGGCGAGTACGGCGGCCACTACTGCACGGGGTGTGAGCGGTTCTTGACCGAGAAGGAGCTCATCGAGGGCAAGTGCCCCACGCACGGCACGGTTCCGGAGTACGTGCAGGAGCAGAACTACTTCTTCCGCATGAGCAAGTATCAGGACTGGTTGATTGACAAGATTCAGCGCGATCCGCAATTCATCCGGCCGGAACGATATCGCAACGAGGCGCTCGGCTATCTGCGGGAGCCGCTCGACGATCTCTGCATTTCCCGGCCGCGCACGCGCTTGTCGTGGGGAATCGAGATTCCGTTCGACAGGAACTACGTCACGTATGTTTGGTTCGACGCACTGCTGAACTACCTGACGGGCGTCGGTTATGACGGCGATCCGCAGTGGTCGCGGCACTGGTCGGCGGTCGAGCACATTATCGGCAAGGACATTCTGAAGCCGCACGGCATCTACTGGCCGACGATGTTGAAGGCGGCCGGGATCGAGCCGTTTCAACATCTTTCCGTGCACGGCTACTGGACGCACAAGGGCGAGAAGATCTCGAAATCCGCCGGGCCGATGATGCCCGTGGAGCCGCTGGTGCGCGCGTTCGGGGCGGACTCCATTCGGTACTTCTTGCTGCGGGACATGGTCTTTGGCATCGACGCCGGCTATTCGCTGGATTCGATGGTGCAGCGGATCAACAGCGATCTGGCGAACGATTTTGGGAATCTGCTCTCACGGATATCCAAGCTCGTGGTCGATCACTTCGACGGACTGATTCCGGTCGGCCCGGCCGTACCCGGAGCACTCGCGAGCCATTCCGCGCGATTGGTCGCTCAGATTCCCGAGCTGCTGGACCAACTCAAGTTCCATACGCTGGTCGAGGAGACGATGCAGCTCGTACGCGCGACGAACCGTTACTTTGAAGGCTCGGCGCCGTGGGCGTTGGCGAAAACCGACAAGATCCGTTGCGGCGAAGTGCTATACGAGTGTGCCGAGGCCTTGCGCATTGCCGCCGTGTTGTTGTCGCCGGTGATGCCCGAGCGCACGAGTGTCGTGTTTGCCCGGTTGGGTGTGCCGGTCGAGCGGTTCACGCTCGCCGAATCGGCGCGCTGGGGCGGTCTGCGTTCCGGTGCCAAACTTGTCCATGGCGAGCCGCTCTTTCCGCGGATCGAAGAGCGGGAGCTGCCGCGGCTGCTGCCCGAGTTCTTCCCCGATGTGTCGCCGTCGGCTGCGGCCGCTGTCGCGCCACCGCAACCGACGGTTGATTTAATCGAGATTGGCGATTTCAGCAAAGTACAATTGCGAGTGGCCCGGGTACTTTCGGCGGAACGCGTCGAGAAGGCCGACAAGCTGTTGAAACTGCAAATTGAGGTTGGCGTTGAACGGCGCCAGATCATCGCGGGCATCGCTCAGTTCTACTCGCCGGAGTCACTGATCGGCAGGTTGATCATCGTCGTGGCCAATCTCAAGCCGGCCCGGCTTCGCGGTGAGGAGTCGCAGGGGATGCTGCTGGCCGCCAAACAGAACGGGGAGTTGAGACTCTTGACCGTGGACGGAACTATCGAGAGTGGAGCGAGTGTTGGATAA
- the rplU gene encoding 50S ribosomal protein L21 has protein sequence MYAVFNVTPGRQVKAAPGSTVKVDYFEEAKAGQKLVFDEVLLVSDGAVPKIGAPYVKAKVHATVVGHGRNPKVVVFKKKKRIDYHKQRGHKQHFTTLHIDSIEA, from the coding sequence ATGTACGCAGTATTTAATGTGACCCCCGGCCGTCAGGTCAAAGCCGCCCCCGGCAGTACCGTGAAGGTCGATTATTTCGAAGAAGCCAAAGCAGGCCAGAAGCTGGTCTTCGATGAGGTGCTGCTGGTTTCTGACGGAGCCGTGCCAAAGATCGGAGCTCCCTACGTCAAGGCCAAGGTGCATGCCACCGTCGTCGGACACGGGCGCAATCCCAAAGTTGTCGTCTTCAAGAAGAAGAAGCGAATCGACTATCACAAGCAGCGCGGCCACAAGCAGCACTTCACGACGCTGCACATCGACTCGATCGAGGCCTGA
- the rpmA gene encoding 50S ribosomal protein L27, translating to MAHKKGQGSSRNGRDSQPKMLGVKRFAGQHVSAGEILVRQRGTKIKPGENVGCGRDHTLFALIEGKVKFVTSTNALRKSVHIEPVEA from the coding sequence ATGGCTCACAAAAAAGGTCAAGGCTCTTCGCGCAACGGCCGCGACAGTCAGCCCAAGATGCTCGGCGTCAAGCGTTTTGCCGGTCAGCATGTCAGTGCCGGAGAGATTCTCGTGCGCCAGCGCGGGACCAAAATCAAGCCGGGCGAAAACGTCGGTTGCGGGCGCGATCATACGCTGTTTGCCCTGATCGAGGGCAAAGTGAAGTTCGTGACTTCCACAAATGCACTGCGGAAGTCCGTCCATATCGAGCCCGTGGAGGCGTAG